A portion of the Leptospira noumeaensis genome contains these proteins:
- a CDS encoding ferredoxin reductase: protein MKTFPFIYNEPRQFLSSLQGKQWADFLLGEINPRFSVTTIKAKVVAVREETADAKTIVLKPNWLWKGFRSGQHVPVTLEIAGRRVTRYYSLSSLPKDKYLSITVKRQKGGLVSNFINTNIKKGDVLELGDPTGHFTLPKTLPSKFLFLAGGSGITPIHSILKQLAANQFKGKATLLYFVRSFEDIILHSSLEEIAKSTGWLEIKYIFSDVPKEGYDSGFLSKEILQKYTEDLKSYSVYVCGPAPMQTKALSLLEGIDVKSELFLLPGQTSSKVKKTGTVDVFLSLSHKTIQVKGERSLLEELEDQGIYPQSGCRMGICHTCVCKKAVGSVTDLSNGEVSELGEENIQICVSRAESNLELEL, encoded by the coding sequence ATGAAAACATTTCCTTTTATCTACAACGAACCAAGACAATTCCTAAGTTCGCTTCAGGGCAAACAATGGGCCGATTTTCTTTTGGGGGAAATCAATCCGAGATTTTCTGTCACTACCATCAAAGCGAAAGTAGTTGCTGTTCGGGAAGAAACGGCTGATGCAAAGACAATCGTGTTAAAACCCAACTGGTTGTGGAAGGGGTTTCGTTCCGGCCAACATGTTCCTGTCACTTTAGAAATTGCAGGTAGGAGAGTGACCCGGTATTATTCTTTATCTTCCTTACCAAAGGATAAATACTTAAGTATCACCGTAAAACGCCAAAAAGGCGGACTTGTATCCAATTTTATCAATACAAACATTAAAAAAGGCGACGTCCTAGAGTTAGGTGATCCAACGGGTCATTTTACCCTTCCCAAAACTTTGCCTTCCAAATTTTTGTTTTTGGCTGGTGGAAGTGGAATCACTCCCATCCATTCCATTCTAAAACAACTCGCAGCAAATCAATTCAAAGGCAAAGCGACACTTCTATACTTTGTTAGGTCATTCGAAGATATCATTTTACATTCTTCGTTAGAAGAAATCGCAAAATCAACTGGATGGTTAGAAATCAAATATATTTTTTCAGATGTTCCTAAAGAAGGATATGATTCTGGATTTTTATCCAAAGAGATTTTGCAAAAGTATACAGAAGATTTAAAATCCTATTCGGTATATGTATGTGGGCCTGCGCCCATGCAAACCAAAGCACTTTCTCTTCTGGAAGGAATTGATGTAAAATCAGAACTCTTTTTGTTACCTGGACAAACTTCCTCAAAAGTAAAAAAAACGGGAACGGTAGATGTCTTTTTATCTCTTAGTCACAAAACCATTCAGGTAAAAGGGGAACGTTCTTTACTCGAAGAACTTGAAGACCAAGGAATTTACCCACAAAGCGGATGCCGTATGGGAATTTGTCATACTTGTGTTTGTAAAAAGGCAGTAGGTTCTGTCACTGATCTATCAAACGGTGAAGTATCTGAGTTGGGTGAAGAGAACATCCAAATCTGTGTGTCTCGAGCTGAATCAAATCTGGAATTAGAACTGTAA
- a CDS encoding TetR family transcriptional regulator, translating into MKLNKRYAQKLRTHDNLLESALRLMGEEKGLGDLSLREVAGEAGIVPAAFYRHFKNMEELGLSLVDECGGRIQTIVGDARNKGAYRSALQLTIGFFFDYVTHNRSLFRFISRERTGGNRKIREKIRESMNAIAFELAKDMRMPKMIPQLDIQFASELIVSICFLMASDFLDLATDAHSEMRKLKLQTIKQVRLVFIGTIRGRKKR; encoded by the coding sequence ATGAAACTCAACAAACGATACGCCCAAAAACTTCGCACCCATGACAATTTGCTCGAAAGTGCTTTACGATTGATGGGCGAAGAAAAGGGGCTAGGCGACTTAAGCCTACGTGAGGTGGCAGGAGAAGCAGGAATCGTCCCTGCGGCCTTCTATAGGCATTTCAAAAATATGGAAGAACTGGGACTGTCACTTGTGGACGAATGCGGAGGGAGGATCCAAACCATCGTTGGGGATGCGAGGAACAAAGGAGCTTATCGATCGGCCTTACAGCTGACCATCGGTTTCTTTTTTGACTATGTTACGCATAACCGCTCTCTCTTTCGGTTTATTTCCAGAGAACGTACGGGAGGCAATCGAAAGATTCGGGAAAAAATTCGTGAATCGATGAATGCCATTGCTTTCGAACTCGCTAAAGACATGCGAATGCCCAAAATGATCCCACAACTAGACATTCAGTTTGCTTCTGAGTTAATTGTTAGTATTTGTTTTCTTATGGCTTCTGACTTTTTAGATCTTGCTACAGATGCACATTCTGAGATGCGAAAACTAAAATTACAAACCATCAAACAAGTTCGTTTGGTTTTTATTGGAACGATTAGAGGAAGGAAAAAGAGATAA
- a CDS encoding PAS domain S-box protein gives MPLTELKHSLGHILLVEDEAILAISQSEFLKNKGYSVQYVSNSNDAYDFILSGERVDLILMDINLSDGMDGIQLAEKILSRREIPILFLSGYSDHKILDRVCKVKHYGYVTKISSPDIVECMIKSALQLYQAEQSLAFREKELRITFEAMGDGVIVLTPEGLIREINHKALDMLGYQKEEVLEKNLTSFLYLVQTDARTRISYPFLNSNTKLVHTERRNDLIIVSRSGRETNVTETISPILDDEKNLNGIVIIFRETPNASVMVPPKDGESVYAKVFQLSPIPMAISTLKDGTYLDMNSAMETLFQLEKSKVIGRKTEEFKAWSNPEEIERLNRAYQENGRMSGERMTVLHNDGKKFDVLVFSQAFEIAGERFILWINLDVTKILDMEGRLAKSVEEKDVLLKELQHRVKNTLAIISGLLNLESFKVENDVAKQSFLNAQSRIMSMSKVYENLYQSEDLESVDLRKYIEDLVFSLHDIFVLNPTKIKFDVKLEEIRLDLKRTLPLGLILNELLTNALKYAYPSEKGGDVRIHLSRTNENIILSVGDDGEGLPDSVNIEKGNHFGYELIRSLTSQLKGVFSSVSKKGEGLNIMISFPVKSNDK, from the coding sequence ATGCCACTTACAGAACTCAAACATAGTTTAGGTCATATTCTGCTTGTGGAAGATGAAGCCATCTTGGCCATCTCACAATCTGAATTTTTGAAAAACAAAGGGTATTCTGTACAATACGTTTCCAATTCAAACGATGCTTATGATTTTATTTTATCTGGTGAACGAGTCGATTTAATACTAATGGACATCAATCTTTCTGATGGTATGGACGGAATCCAACTTGCAGAAAAAATTCTTTCTCGCCGCGAAATCCCAATTCTATTTCTGAGTGGTTATTCGGATCATAAAATTTTAGATCGTGTTTGTAAGGTAAAACATTACGGATATGTTACCAAAATTTCGAGTCCAGACATAGTTGAATGTATGATTAAATCTGCCCTTCAACTTTACCAAGCTGAACAATCGTTAGCTTTCCGTGAAAAAGAACTTCGTATCACTTTTGAAGCAATGGGTGATGGTGTGATTGTATTAACACCAGAAGGATTGATTCGAGAAATCAATCACAAAGCTTTAGATATGTTGGGATACCAAAAAGAAGAAGTATTGGAAAAAAATCTGACTTCTTTTTTATATTTAGTTCAAACAGATGCTAGAACTCGAATATCTTATCCTTTTTTAAATTCAAACACCAAACTCGTTCATACGGAACGAAGGAATGATTTAATTATTGTTTCTCGCAGTGGTCGTGAAACAAATGTTACAGAAACTATTTCACCAATTTTGGATGATGAAAAAAATCTGAATGGAATTGTAATTATTTTTAGAGAAACTCCAAATGCCTCGGTAATGGTTCCACCAAAGGATGGAGAAAGTGTATATGCAAAAGTATTCCAACTAAGCCCCATACCTATGGCGATTTCTACTTTGAAAGATGGTACGTATTTGGATATGAACTCAGCCATGGAAACTCTTTTCCAATTAGAGAAATCAAAAGTCATCGGTAGAAAAACGGAAGAGTTTAAGGCTTGGAGTAATCCAGAAGAAATTGAAAGGTTAAACAGAGCATATCAGGAAAATGGAAGGATGTCCGGCGAAAGGATGACTGTCCTACATAATGATGGAAAAAAGTTTGATGTTTTAGTTTTTAGCCAGGCTTTTGAAATTGCAGGAGAACGTTTTATTTTATGGATTAACTTGGATGTCACAAAGATTCTAGATATGGAAGGTCGACTCGCTAAGTCAGTAGAAGAAAAAGATGTTTTACTGAAAGAGTTACAACACCGAGTTAAAAATACCCTCGCCATCATTTCTGGACTTCTCAATCTAGAATCATTCAAAGTTGAAAATGATGTCGCCAAACAATCGTTCCTGAATGCGCAATCGAGAATCATGTCAATGTCAAAGGTTTATGAAAACCTTTACCAATCGGAAGATTTAGAATCTGTAGATCTTCGTAAGTACATAGAAGATTTAGTATTTAGTCTTCATGATATTTTTGTCCTCAATCCTACAAAAATTAAGTTCGATGTAAAGTTAGAAGAAATTCGTTTGGATCTAAAACGAACTTTGCCACTCGGTTTGATTTTGAATGAATTACTCACCAACGCCTTAAAGTATGCTTATCCCAGTGAAAAAGGTGGAGATGTAAGGATTCATCTTTCTCGTACCAATGAAAATATCATTTTATCAGTGGGAGATGATGGAGAAGGATTACCTGACTCAGTGAATATCGAAAAAGGAAATCATTTTGGTTACGAATTGATTCGTAGTTTGACTTCTCAATTAAAAGGTGTATTTTCTTCTGTTTCTAAAAAAGGAGAAGGGTTGAACATTATGATTTCCTTTCCTGTAAAATCAAATGACAAGTGA
- a CDS encoding 6-carboxytetrahydropterin synthase, which produces MFTQENGKFYVRIEGRFESAHFLYQYFADGSDEPIHGHSWKVEVFLEGNTNIRPDGISYDFLTARTKLMELVHSIDHILINDHPDFKGINPTSENVARWFYSGLKADVKSSEGKIRRIVIHEGPENLAFFEP; this is translated from the coding sequence ATGTTTACCCAAGAAAACGGGAAATTTTACGTCCGCATCGAGGGAAGGTTTGAATCGGCCCATTTCCTCTACCAGTACTTTGCCGATGGCTCTGACGAGCCCATCCACGGCCATTCCTGGAAGGTAGAGGTGTTTTTAGAGGGAAATACGAACATTCGCCCTGACGGTATTTCTTACGATTTCCTTACCGCTCGCACGAAACTGATGGAACTAGTTCATTCCATAGACCATATCCTCATCAATGACCATCCTGACTTTAAGGGGATCAATCCTACTTCTGAAAATGTGGCGCGTTGGTTCTACTCAGGTTTGAAGGCAGATGTAAAATCTTCTGAAGGGAAAATTCGACGGATCGTCATCCATGAAGGACCAGAAAACCTCGCTTTCTTTGAGCCATAA
- a CDS encoding DUF1858 domain-containing protein has product MTETTKPRFFKEMTVGEAIAIHPEAGLVFSSYHLGGCSHCSINEVETIEQVCMGYGVEVDTLIDSLNNLFAEE; this is encoded by the coding sequence ATGACTGAAACAACAAAACCGCGTTTTTTTAAAGAAATGACTGTGGGAGAGGCAATTGCCATTCACCCGGAAGCAGGTCTAGTTTTCTCTAGCTACCATTTAGGTGGCTGTTCACACTGCTCTATTAACGAAGTAGAAACAATTGAACAAGTTTGTATGGGTTATGGTGTTGAAGTAGATACTCTTATCGATTCCTTAAACAATCTTTTCGCAGAAGAATAG
- a CDS encoding DUF2721 domain-containing protein, with product MDNLTYSIPGLLFPAISLLMLAYTNRFFGLAKLSRQLLSEYETSKSEILEKQIHNLRFRISLILYSQSAGIFSLILCTCSMGMIPFYNIVAWILFASSLLFMVISLILALIEIHLSVIALDIERNSILQSGSK from the coding sequence TTGGACAACCTAACATATAGTATACCTGGTCTTTTATTTCCAGCGATTTCCTTACTAATGCTCGCCTATACCAATCGTTTTTTTGGGTTGGCCAAACTTTCGCGACAACTCCTCAGTGAATATGAAACTTCCAAATCAGAAATTTTAGAAAAACAAATTCACAATCTACGTTTTCGCATTTCTCTCATTTTATATTCTCAAAGTGCCGGAATCTTTAGTTTGATTCTTTGCACTTGTTCTATGGGAATGATCCCATTTTATAATATTGTGGCTTGGATATTATTTGCTTCATCACTTTTGTTTATGGTGATCTCGCTTATCTTAGCGCTGATTGAAATTCATTTATCGGTGATTGCATTGGATATAGAAAGAAATTCAATTTTGCAATCAGGTTCTAAATAA
- a CDS encoding zinc-dependent alcohol dehydrogenase family protein, translating to MKQAQINSFGLDHLKIEEVPEPTSPGTTEVLVRMRAASLNYRDSLVVEGKYNPKFPLPLVPCSDGAGEVVSIGSGVTEWKVGDRVLLTFAPKWIAKEATHAEMRHTIGGPLPGTLREFALVPETGLVRIPNHLSFDEAATLPCAALTAWSGLFQFSQLKPGEFVVVQGTGGVSIFALQFAKLVGAKVILTSSSGEKLERGKELGADYLINYKETPEWGKEVRRITGKVGADHIIEVGGAGTLEQSIAACRPFGVIHLIGILAGKSGELNLLPAVMNNLKIQGLVVGGRKAFIEMNQAIEASGLRPVVDKVFTLEESADAIRYLRSGSHFGKIVIRI from the coding sequence ATGAAACAAGCACAAATCAATAGTTTTGGTTTGGATCATTTGAAAATTGAAGAGGTTCCGGAACCTACAAGTCCTGGCACAACAGAAGTGTTAGTTCGAATGCGGGCCGCTTCCTTAAACTATCGAGACTCTTTGGTTGTTGAAGGAAAATACAATCCCAAGTTCCCTCTCCCCTTAGTTCCTTGCAGTGATGGGGCTGGAGAAGTGGTGAGTATAGGTTCTGGGGTGACAGAATGGAAAGTGGGAGACCGAGTGCTTCTCACTTTTGCCCCCAAGTGGATTGCAAAAGAAGCAACCCATGCCGAAATGCGCCACACCATTGGAGGTCCATTACCAGGCACCTTACGCGAGTTTGCCTTGGTTCCAGAGACTGGCCTTGTTCGGATTCCCAACCATTTGTCTTTTGATGAAGCGGCCACCTTGCCATGCGCTGCCCTCACTGCTTGGTCAGGATTATTTCAATTTAGCCAATTAAAACCGGGTGAATTTGTCGTAGTACAAGGAACTGGCGGTGTATCGATATTTGCCTTACAATTTGCAAAACTTGTTGGAGCCAAAGTCATTCTCACTTCATCCAGTGGCGAAAAGTTGGAAAGGGGAAAAGAGTTAGGGGCTGATTACCTAATCAATTACAAAGAAACTCCCGAATGGGGAAAAGAAGTCCGTCGGATCACTGGAAAAGTCGGAGCCGATCATATCATTGAAGTGGGTGGGGCCGGAACATTGGAACAATCCATTGCCGCCTGTCGACCATTTGGTGTGATCCATTTGATTGGGATCCTTGCCGGTAAATCGGGCGAACTCAATTTGCTTCCCGCAGTTATGAACAATTTAAAAATTCAAGGGTTAGTGGTCGGTGGCAGAAAAGCATTTATCGAAATGAACCAAGCGATCGAGGCATCTGGATTACGTCCGGTGGTTGATAAAGTTTTTACTTTAGAGGAATCTGCTGATGCCATTCGATACTTACGATCCGGATCTCATTTTGGAAAAATAGTGATTCGAATTTAG
- a CDS encoding VOC family protein, with protein MYPRINLITLGVSDLKRSIDFYEKGLGWKLSKESNDSVAFFQIGALVFGLFGEEALAEDIGIPFQKRQKFSGITLAQNQTSEAEVDAVINKVRALGAEILKEPTKVFWGGYSAYFKDFDGHIFEVAFNPFFPLNADGEIVLSK; from the coding sequence ATGTATCCAAGAATCAATTTAATCACCCTAGGTGTTTCCGATTTAAAACGTTCCATCGACTTCTATGAAAAGGGACTCGGTTGGAAACTTTCAAAAGAAAGTAATGATAGTGTGGCTTTTTTTCAAATTGGAGCCCTTGTTTTTGGTTTATTCGGTGAAGAAGCTTTGGCTGAAGATATTGGAATTCCTTTTCAAAAACGTCAAAAGTTTTCCGGAATCACTCTCGCTCAAAACCAAACAAGTGAAGCCGAGGTGGATGCCGTAATCAACAAAGTGCGGGCATTAGGTGCAGAAATTCTCAAAGAACCTACAAAAGTTTTTTGGGGAGGATACAGTGCTTATTTTAAAGATTTTGATGGTCATATTTTTGAAGTAGCTTTTAATCCATTTTTTCCATTGAATGCAGATGGCGAAATTGTTCTAAGTAAATAG
- the ccrA gene encoding crotonyl-CoA carboxylase/reductase — protein sequence MSNVEIVPVGELPPIGVVPKKMHAQVIRPERYGEPKTSFQSEVIDVPEIGPNEVLVATMAAGVNYNNVWAALGYPVDVIAARNKKGEPEKFHIGGSDASGIVYKVGAEVKNVKVGDEVVVHCAMWDPKDPWVLAGKDPMYAPSQIIWGYESNWGSFAQFCKVQDHQCLPRPQHLTWEASAAYMLVAATAYRMLHHWKPNDVKPGDVALIWGGAGGLGAMAIQIVKAAGGIPIAVVSSDDKIDFCKNLGAAGVINRNKFKHWGGLTSDINKPEAFVEWTKQAREFGKAIWDIAGKGKNPQIVFEHPGETTLPTSVFVCETGGMVVICAGTTGFNATADLRYLWMRQKRLQGSHFANDDNCRDLNQLVIDKKVDPVLAETYSFEQTGECHQLMRENKHPSGNMSILVGAKTTGLGKK from the coding sequence ATGAGCAACGTAGAAATCGTACCAGTAGGGGAACTCCCTCCTATTGGAGTTGTGCCCAAAAAAATGCACGCGCAGGTCATTCGCCCGGAACGTTACGGCGAACCGAAAACTTCTTTCCAATCAGAAGTCATTGATGTTCCGGAGATCGGTCCGAACGAAGTTCTCGTAGCCACTATGGCTGCTGGAGTTAACTATAATAACGTTTGGGCAGCCCTTGGATATCCCGTTGATGTGATCGCAGCTCGTAACAAAAAAGGGGAACCAGAAAAATTCCACATCGGTGGATCTGATGCTTCTGGTATTGTCTACAAAGTCGGAGCTGAAGTTAAAAATGTGAAAGTGGGTGACGAAGTTGTTGTCCATTGTGCTATGTGGGATCCAAAAGATCCATGGGTTCTTGCTGGAAAAGATCCAATGTATGCACCTTCTCAAATCATTTGGGGATATGAATCCAATTGGGGTTCCTTTGCACAGTTCTGCAAAGTACAAGACCATCAGTGTCTTCCTCGACCACAACACCTAACATGGGAAGCATCCGCTGCATATATGTTAGTTGCTGCAACTGCTTATAGAATGTTACACCACTGGAAACCAAACGATGTAAAACCTGGTGATGTTGCTTTGATTTGGGGTGGAGCCGGTGGACTTGGTGCTATGGCGATCCAAATTGTAAAAGCAGCTGGTGGAATTCCAATCGCTGTTGTTTCTTCTGACGACAAAATTGATTTTTGTAAAAACTTAGGTGCTGCTGGTGTGATCAACCGTAACAAGTTCAAACACTGGGGTGGACTCACTTCTGATATCAATAAACCAGAAGCATTTGTTGAGTGGACCAAACAAGCTCGTGAATTTGGAAAAGCGATTTGGGACATTGCTGGTAAAGGCAAAAACCCACAAATCGTATTTGAACATCCGGGTGAAACGACACTTCCTACTTCCGTATTTGTTTGTGAAACCGGTGGTATGGTTGTGATTTGTGCTGGAACTACTGGTTTCAATGCAACAGCTGACTTACGTTATCTGTGGATGAGACAAAAACGTCTGCAAGGTTCTCACTTCGCAAACGACGACAACTGTCGTGATCTCAACCAACTCGTGATTGATAAAAAAGTGGATCCAGTTTTAGCAGAAACTTACAGTTTCGAACAAACAGGTGAGTGCCACCAATTGATGCGCGAAAACAAACATCCATCAGGAAACATGTCAATCCTCGTTGGTGCAAAAACTACAGGTCTTGGGAAGAAGTAA
- a CDS encoding LIC11086 family outer membrane transporter, whose amino-acid sequence MKQSFLVLILFLISFQSINSHHTGSSDSPNATARFVDPFTGKREKPTNYLVMTQDYYQSTRENSHLFTTTAFAEMNFFDGRFALNASVPWNYYQQRGREDAARIGKTYLGFKFQPFFDLDKPYFFVIEGSVGFPSGPDTDRFTGGNYYTGSGFIKLGYLYEKWSFVTKIGGLNPLSRPQPNNLQDNDGVPYYVRKPSASPPEPEYEFKKTTLISAYVTYYLMPEISLFTGLLYRNPYNGVDYSKEKDKANPSYFTEASTGFSWNFSEKYNMSIAYRYPLQRDREYRLYQSAWTFAFSMEWGSD is encoded by the coding sequence ATGAAACAAAGTTTTTTAGTTTTAATTCTATTTTTAATTTCGTTTCAATCAATAAATTCGCATCACACTGGTTCGTCGGATAGTCCGAATGCAACTGCAAGGTTTGTGGATCCGTTTACGGGAAAGAGGGAAAAACCAACTAACTATTTGGTAATGACCCAAGATTATTACCAGTCCACTCGTGAAAATAGTCATCTCTTCACTACGACTGCATTCGCAGAGATGAATTTTTTTGATGGAAGGTTTGCACTGAATGCTTCTGTTCCTTGGAACTACTACCAACAAAGAGGAAGGGAAGATGCGGCAAGGATTGGGAAAACTTATCTTGGTTTTAAATTCCAACCTTTTTTTGATTTAGATAAACCTTACTTTTTTGTGATCGAAGGTTCCGTTGGATTTCCCAGTGGACCTGATACAGACCGTTTCACTGGTGGAAATTATTATACAGGTTCTGGGTTTATTAAACTTGGTTATTTGTATGAGAAGTGGTCTTTTGTGACTAAGATTGGTGGATTAAATCCACTTTCTCGTCCCCAACCAAACAACTTACAAGACAATGACGGCGTTCCTTACTATGTTCGTAAACCTTCTGCTTCTCCTCCGGAACCAGAATATGAATTCAAAAAAACTACCCTCATTTCTGCTTATGTGACGTATTATTTGATGCCAGAGATTTCTCTTTTTACCGGACTCTTGTATCGTAATCCATACAATGGAGTCGATTATTCCAAAGAAAAAGACAAAGCAAATCCATCTTATTTTACAGAAGCAAGCACTGGATTTTCTTGGAATTTTTCTGAAAAATACAATATGAGTATAGCCTATCGTTATCCATTACAAAGGGATCGTGAGTATCGACTCTATCAATCGGCATGGACATTTGCCTTCTCTATGGAGTGGGGAAGCGATTGA
- a CDS encoding MbnH family di-heme enzyme, translated as MKYFHFPFFVLFVFFLGCNILPFQKKENNQDMLLAALGILANASDWVWDLPPGFPVPIVPSENPMSKAKVELGRHLFNEKILSGNETMSCGSCHIQSLAFADGKDFPAGITNVSHPRNSQHLSNVAYMPRLTWSNPKMTSLEIQARAPMFGESPIELGLSSNVFLDKLKAKSIYQSLFTNAFGNADTAVNEQNVRFAIASFQRSMISGNSRYDQYTFRNNKSALTASEIRGLNIFNGEVAECFHCHGGFNFTDTSFHGGATEEFFYHSNGIHTDAYYAGLPSNKRGLFDLTGVASDTGKFRAPSLRNIGVTYPYMHDGSFMCADANNPDKAAGAAAGKTKVDCARDALTQVVDHYRSGGQAHTAKDVTLIRAFTITDSQRNDMVNFLLALTDDEFLTNPKFASPF; from the coding sequence ATGAAGTATTTTCATTTTCCTTTTTTTGTTCTTTTTGTTTTTTTCCTTGGTTGTAACATTCTTCCGTTCCAGAAAAAAGAAAACAACCAAGACATGTTACTGGCAGCTCTTGGAATATTGGCGAATGCCTCTGATTGGGTTTGGGATTTGCCACCCGGTTTTCCGGTACCAATTGTTCCTTCGGAAAATCCTATGTCCAAAGCAAAGGTAGAACTGGGAAGGCATTTGTTTAATGAAAAAATACTTTCAGGTAATGAGACCATGTCTTGTGGGAGTTGCCATATTCAATCCCTCGCCTTTGCAGATGGAAAGGATTTTCCTGCTGGAATTACAAATGTCTCTCATCCTAGAAATTCACAACATTTATCCAATGTTGCTTATATGCCAAGACTCACTTGGAGTAATCCAAAAATGACGAGTTTAGAAATCCAAGCACGTGCACCTATGTTTGGTGAGTCTCCGATTGAACTTGGACTTTCTTCCAATGTTTTTTTAGATAAACTAAAAGCCAAATCGATTTACCAATCTTTGTTTACAAATGCGTTTGGAAATGCGGATACTGCTGTGAATGAACAGAACGTACGATTTGCCATCGCGAGTTTCCAAAGATCAATGATTTCAGGAAATTCAAGATACGACCAATACACATTTAGAAATAACAAATCAGCTTTAACTGCCTCCGAGATACGTGGACTCAATATATTTAATGGCGAAGTGGCGGAATGTTTTCATTGTCACGGTGGATTTAATTTTACAGACACTTCGTTTCATGGTGGGGCAACGGAAGAATTCTTTTACCATAGCAACGGAATTCATACGGATGCTTATTACGCAGGCCTTCCTAGCAACAAACGAGGGTTATTTGACTTAACAGGTGTCGCATCCGATACAGGGAAATTTAGAGCACCGTCATTGCGAAATATTGGGGTCACTTATCCATACATGCATGATGGCAGTTTTATGTGTGCTGATGCAAATAATCCGGATAAAGCTGCAGGAGCGGCTGCTGGGAAAACAAAAGTGGATTGCGCCAGAGATGCTTTAACGCAGGTGGTGGATCATTACCGTTCGGGTGGTCAAGCGCATACGGCCAAGGACGTTACACTCATTCGAGCTTTTACCATTACCGATTCACAAAGAAATGATATGGTAAATTTTCTTTTGGCTCTAACGGATGATGAGTTTTTAACCAATCCTAAGTTTGCGAGTCCTTTTTGA
- a CDS encoding MbnP family copper-binding protein: protein MNIFKKFFIFLSVLGVISCDPNSKSDDNQTLALLALAMPQAVNLNFEALANGQSLVTGSNITADSRTVQFRDFRLYISEVKLVKADGTTADVTLSTDNVWQSNGLALVDLETTQTTETNAKVSGTAPAGSYTGVQFTVGVPEALNHLDRTNQAAPLNNGAMYWSWTGGYKHSKIEFTYNGSDWTSLHVGSTTCSGAPNYGNCSKKFRASIQLTGQFNPSSQKVSFDVDKLLNGHTFGAMGMCMPGTGAPCDTLVQAFGLNISSGAVDSSITQRVFSLK from the coding sequence ATGAACATATTTAAAAAGTTTTTTATTTTTCTTTCGGTACTCGGGGTTATTTCCTGTGATCCGAATTCCAAATCAGACGACAACCAAACCTTGGCATTATTGGCTTTGGCGATGCCGCAAGCAGTGAATCTAAACTTTGAGGCATTGGCGAATGGGCAATCATTGGTCACTGGTTCGAATATCACCGCAGATAGTCGAACCGTTCAGTTTCGTGACTTTCGATTGTATATTTCGGAAGTGAAACTGGTAAAAGCGGACGGTACAACTGCAGATGTGACCTTGTCCACTGACAATGTTTGGCAATCCAATGGATTAGCCCTTGTGGATCTGGAAACAACGCAGACTACTGAAACAAATGCTAAAGTCTCTGGAACTGCACCTGCAGGAAGTTATACTGGAGTTCAGTTTACTGTCGGTGTACCTGAGGCATTAAATCATTTGGATCGAACTAATCAGGCAGCACCATTAAACAACGGAGCAATGTATTGGTCTTGGACAGGTGGATATAAACATTCAAAGATTGAATTCACATATAATGGTAGTGATTGGACTAGTTTACATGTAGGATCGACTACCTGTAGCGGAGCACCTAACTATGGTAACTGCTCAAAAAAGTTTAGAGCATCAATACAGTTGACTGGTCAATTTAATCCAAGTAGCCAAAAGGTTTCCTTTGATGTAGATAAGTTACTGAACGGACATACATTCGGAGCGATGGGTATGTGTATGCCTGGTACTGGAGCACCTTGTGATACTTTGGTTCAAGCATTTGGATTGAATATTAGTTCTGGTGCGGTTGATAGTTCGATCACACAACGAGTGTTTAGTCTCAAATAA